From the genome of Nicotiana sylvestris chromosome 1, ASM39365v2, whole genome shotgun sequence:
ggggattctacagattgtattgtgcttttcttctcattcatagtggaaaactctctttgcttttgccccgaggattaggcttggccgaacctcgttaaatccttgtgttgatttttcttctctatttgttttgtgtgtgattgtgtgctagttaaccCACGATATTCCGCAACATATTAATATGTACAGTCCCTATAGACAATAATGTTTAGCTTGCGAGTTCACATCTCAGTAACCTGTTTCTTTATTATTATTGAGTTGAACCTTTCCAATTTGTTAACtatgaaaaagaaagaataatCAATTGTATTAGTCATTTTCAAGCTGGAAATAATTAATTTCCCGTCTGACTCCCTCAATGTATTATGTATCAGGCCAGGTTTTAGGAGTGTCTTTTTGTTCCTTTTAATATTCTTCGCTAAGTTTGATAATGTATAGTTTTTTCTTGAAGCTCAAGGGACAGTGACCCTTGCATTTCTTCAAATTATATACTCTTAGTTGATTTTCCTACTTTAAACAATAAATTGCCAAAAGTCTTCTCCTCTTCTGCAAAATGATAAGCttgattctttctttttcttgcatAGTTTCATACTTACTTGTAGCTGAAGGGGCAAAAAAAAATTCACTTATACGAGACATGTCTTTTCACTTCATGCTTTGCACGTAAGTTTCGATAAACAAGAATTTTATCTTTCTTGATTCTCCCTAATGACCCATGAGAAGACCAAGCATAATACGTTAGACAGATACACTATGGTTTTTTTAGATATACTTATTTTTTTTGTTGAGATATACTTCAtttgttcacttttacttgtccgaTATtctacttgtcacgacccaaatttacCATGTCGTAATGACGTCTAACGtagaactaggcaagccgactcttTTACCAAGCAACCCGATAATCCGAAATGAAGATGTCTTTAagctattaattaataaaacttcATAATATAAGTCAGAATAACAAAGTGCGGAAGAaaaacccgacatcggggtgtcacaaaaCTAGAAGGCCCATTCCCTTCTATGAAAATCCCCTAAAAAATCGCCTTCAACCGAGCTCTCTATTGAATTTTAgaattatgaactcaaaccctcgttttGAACATTTAAAATTATGCCCAGTTATTttcttaatcgcgatcgcggaaataccatcgcaattgcgaagaacaACTTTGCTGACTCCTGACtttaccctatgcgaacgcgttagacaccacgcgaacgcgatgttcTGCCTCTCACTCTTACGCGATCGCGgaccgcgatcgcgatgaacaaacGCGTGACCCCAGCTTTCGTCCActtaactctacgcgaacgcggcttAGCCCGCGCGTTCGCGATGCATCACTTGAGGAACTTACGTGATCGCATCAAGGCACCTATTCTAAATATATATTTTCACTTTTATCATATCAAGGACAATTTTTTTTTCCATACCCACAGTATTAATTACTCATTTaaaatcattttctcaaattcatttaaaaaataagcatCAATTAATATAGGTgtcatggtaaattatgcacttcatttattattttttaggggTGTGCAAAGTCCACGTGGATAAGTAAAAGTGAATGGAGGGTGAACTATGTTAAATCACTAGTGAACTTAATTGCTCTCTCTtcaccaaaaagtcaaaatcttCATAGATGAGACCTATGGGCACTGTGagtctcttcttctttctttttctccatCATTTTGCCCTTAGTAGTTCTACAACATATTTCTCTTCAAACGTTTCCATTTGTGGGAATCTCACCATTAAATACCCTTTCCAACTACAATCCCAAAATCATCAAGATCAAAATCCAGGTTATAATAATTGCTTTTCCCTATCCCTATGGTGTACTGATCAAGGCAATGCACTACTCAATATTCCCTTTTCAGGAGATTTTCTTGTACTAGAAATCAACTACTCCACTAAAGAACTAAAACTCCAACGTCCCTCTAATTGTCTTCCAAGAAAGCTCCTATattctctcctttcttcttctcCGATTTCGTCTTCTCATCAGAACTACACCTTCTTCCTGTTATCTGGTTTTCGTGGAGATATTAGACTATCATGGGATGTTCATCTTGACAAATATAGAGATAGTAACGTGACAAAAAGTGGAGAAACCACTCATCCCAATgtcccaagaacaggtgaagctTTTGACTTTTTATAACATGTTACTATTTCTTTCAACTCGCTAATCAATGAATTATACAAAATTACCTTCAATTACCTTTTAAGTGATCTAATTATGTAACTATTTTAATATTGCAAGAAGTGGATAGCTAAATGTTTTGGTGTGTCTTGTGTAGCTATCACACTAACGCATTTGCGTAGACGAAATGTTAATTAGATGAAAAGTCGTAAGGTTTAGGCTAACGTTTGTGCTTCAACTATTATGCTTTTTCACACATGCATATAACAAATTTTATATATGTAATTGGCATAAAGTTATGTGATAGCTAATTATTGATTTTACGTTGGGATATATaatcattttcatgaattgacaGATAGGACTTCACGTCAAGAAGCAATCTTGATCATTTTCGTGGGTGTGTCCCTCATTCTACCATCCCTCCTCTGTTTAATCTGCGTAACATGTCGAATTTTTCTCGAATTAAGCCATCACCGCCAAGTCACGGCCGCTGCTGCTGCAGCCGCTATGGCAAGGTTAGCACCAATGCCAATGATTGTGATAGCAGGGCTTGATGACTCCACGATTCAGTCCTACCCGAAAGTGGTTTTTGGAGAAAGCCGACGCCTTCCGGGAATTAATGCTATAACTTGCTCAATATGCTTAGCTGAGTACAGTGCTGGGGAAGCACTGAGATGCATACCTGAATGTGAACATTGCTTCCATGCTGAATGTGTTGATAAATGGTTGAAAATGAATAGCACTTGCCCTGTTTGCAGAAATTCTCTTCATTCGTGATCTTGTGCTCTTCTACTTTAGCTTCAGTGCTTTCAGCTCGAATCTTATAtatgtgtatgtgtgtatatatatagtagTTACTCTGAACTATTGAGCCCAAATCCTGCGTCCACGTCCGCTCCAAGTTGTGAACTTTTCTCTCTAATCCGATCAACGTAACAATAGTCAAACTGTGATGAAcagttaagaaaattgaatataagTTACTACAACCAACCCCAATTTATTTGGATTTGAGGTGCATTAATGTATACTTCTTTTATTGTGATTTTGGTGTAGCACGGCAACAGCTCTTCATCTCCCTGATTCAGGGGAGTTTTCTGTGCGCGAAATCAACCACTTCAAGATTACAACTATATGATGCTCCAAATTGATTTCCAAGAAGGTTTTTAAACTTCAGCAACTTCTCTTCTCCATTTCAAGCTTTAAACTATCAAATCTACACATTTCTTAGGTGTCCTCAGGAGCTAGTGAAGAGCTGCTTCTCCAATATTGAGTCCCTTAGCAACTCTATAACTTCAATATTAACTACCACTTTAATGAATTGTATGAGAGCTATGGACAAGTGTGAAATTGATGTAACTAACTTGCCTGCCTACATCTTATCACAATGATTGCATTTACCTAGGTTGATTCTATCCTTTTAATTTCTATTTCAGAGTTTTTGGTTTACTTCCACTTCCAAACGATTTGGAAAACTAGAGGAAAAAAAGCTTTTCTAAAGATGGACAAACAAAATTGTGAATGTAACCAGAGACTATCAATAGGAGACCGTAACTTATCATGATTCTTAATGTAGTAGCCGTTTTAAAAACCAGTACTAGTTAGCTTCTGGTATTAGTAAAAACGAATCATGCAGTCATGCATATACGGCACTGAATTCACATATATCGAGACAAAATCAACATTAGTAGCCTTTTATAATTCTGAAAATGCGAACTACTATTCATCGTGCTCGGAACATGTTCTGGAACCCAGTAAAATACACTCATATCTACAATTCTACATGGCACGTCGAACAGAGAAAAAGCTGACACTTTACTTAAACATCTGGGTTTACAAGTTACAACCAGCTTCTCAAAAGCAAAACAAACGAGCACACAATTATTTCTTAGCGAGCAACTTCTTTGGAAGCATCTCCAAAGGTGTGGTTTTGAGTAGGAAAAGCCTGGCTGCACGTTCTTGCAGAGTGCCCCCACACTTCAACCCACGCACTTGAAGTTCTGATTTTAACCTCTCCATACCGAGGGCCTAACATAAAACCAAATCAAAAAACATTATAAGGTACAATAAAACCGTAAATCAGAGCGACATGACTGCCACATCTACAATTAACAACAAGACAAGCATCACTGGTGATGAGGCAACCATACAGATAATAGAATATCTCCAATGACCAAAATCACGATACACTTTCCATTAATATAGCAACTAATTATATCCCAATTGCATTCATGTCAAACAACATATAACCCTTGCACTCTTCAGGTCAGACTGATAGGAAATGCTTAGTGTCAGACACCTCCATCCTCTTGTCTAAGTAAAGACTCACGGCAGAAAGTAAGAAACCAAGCAATGCCTTAACACAGGAGTTGCCCAAAACAACAGACGCCCAACATTCGCAAAACCTTATTCCCCTTAAAACACAAACTTACTTGCAATAAGGCACATAGGTAGCATTCAATTGGGCGGAAAGCAACAGCAAAGAACCGGAAGTTAATTGTTACAAATGTTTATTCATTTTGATAGAAATAAAGTTGTTAGAAAAGCGCTTAAAACATTCCCCCACGTAAGATTTCCTTCAAACTCCTGCAAATgagagaaaaggaaaatagtcccgccttttttgtttttgttttttgtggTAAGTGAAAATGGTCTTCTTATCATTTAACACTCATTTCCTTTCAAACAAAGAATTCTAGAGAATGACTTCCCTTCTCTTTTTCTGATTTTACTGCAATTTTCTCAGGAACACATTTTCCGCCAACCTTTTTAACAACCAATTGAGTCCTAAAAAAGTATATTATGTCACTGAAGAGCAATGTGACTGATTCAGCTAACATCTAAAAGGTAATAGCAAAGAGAGTGAACCATGACAAATGAGATGTTTAGAAACTCTCTCAAAGATTTCTATCTCAATTGTCTCAAGTTGGCCTGCAGCGCCAGCCAGTAGGATATAAAAGGTTTGCGACTCAAGCCTATGTATTACTCCCTTCAGCTAGGCTAATGTAAACAAGTAAACAGTTACCCACACTGTGCGGTCATTAGAGAATTTTTAGCTATCTAAAACAGAGAGCGGGTCACCCATAGGACGTCCACAAATAAGAGAAGCTCAAGCTCTATGTTATTTTCAATGTGATAAAAAACCAGCTAGTTTAAGAACAAATTGGTAGCAAGCAGGGGACAGCCTAAAGGATATGTATGTAATGACAGATGAACCACACACATGTTCTACGCAATGGAATCATATGATGTCTACTATATCATAACAATATCAGAGAATCTGCATACATACCTCCAGTTCTGATGCTGAACTAAATTCCTCAAAATTGAAAGGCTTGTTCAAGTCTGAATCCTTTGAGGTTGCATCTTCCAGAGGAACTGGTTTAGGGCTTAAACTACCGCTGGCTTCAGCAACATCATTTTCTTTCTCACCAGAGCTAGCTTCCACTACAATTGGCTCAGAACTACCAGAAACTTCCTTTCCTGTTTGAATACTTTCAGTTGCAGATGCAATATCAGTACCAACAATAGAGGCAACACAATTCTGTCCAGGTTTTTCTTGATTGTCTGGAGTGAGTGTGGAGGGACTTTCACCTTCATGCTGAACTGAAACTACGTTGACATCATTACCAAATTCAAGATTCTTCAGAGTATCCTTTTCTTCCTCGGAGCCGCTCTCAGATGTAACACCATCAACTTTCCTGCCAGTCACAGAATCCAAACTTCCCTCTGCTTCTCCATTGGAGTCTGAATTATTCCCATTATCGATGACAATGGATTTGTCATTCTCTTCCTCGTCTTCCTCACTGTCATCATCATCTAGATCCTCGCTATCACTGTCACCCATTATCCTCTTACCCAACCTACCAAAAATCACAAGCTTTAAGTTATTATTCCCTTTTACAAGGTACTAATTTTACTAAATAAAACGGGAAATTTCCGCATACAAAATGTGTATAAAAAGCGGAAAATCATCATGAAAAAGCGTGATTCTCTACAACTAGCATTCAATAATCTGATGTTTCCATTTTATAAATTAATGTGTTTTCTACCAGGCAGGTAACACGTAAAATTATGAGTGTTTATAAATATATCATTATACAGAACACTGATTACTCAAACTCACCACTTTTTAAGAACAAACTGAATAGACAAAGATTAGGTAGAAGAGAAATTAGAGATAGAAAATTCACAAACCCATTCTAGCTAAGGATTCTTATGGTCCAACTATAGAGAAAAAATTCACAAACCCATTCTAGCTAAGGATTCTTATGGTCCAACTATAGAGAACCAGCATCGTTTATCCaaataagtaaataaacaaataaaaagaaagaaacagGAAAACCAGGAAAACCAGGAAAACAATGCTTTCCCTCCTTTTTCTGTCAGATTATTTGGTCTTAGAATGCTGATCTTAAGAATGAATCATTACCCTTCCCTGTCCCTGATTGCGCAACATCTAATGGGTTCCACTTCTTGACCAAGTTTCAATGGCTGTCGAAGGTGTCCTTGAGGTAATACAACTCTATAAAAGGGGAGAACTATACAAAACCAGTCGAAAACATACTAAACATAAGAGTATTACCTTTTAAAAATACTTCATTTTGAAAAACTCAAAGCACGTGTTCATGTTCTCACATTCAAATTAAACTGAAATACATTTCACCAACTGAGAAAATAGAGATGATTATCAGCTGTTCAACCCAAGATATTGGCTTTCCAAATAGCAACTCAATTCAAAACAACACTAAAGCTAAACCTATAATCACAAAGTAGTTGGCATCAGCTACTAATCCTCAATATCCACTCTGGTTTCATTCCAATACTAAATATTTAGTCTTTCGAGCAAAAAAATTATTCTTGAACAAAATGGTTCAAAAAAGAATGCGACAAGTGAAAAGTGACAGGCCTTACCATATCTTGAGCTTCTTGGGATCAGATTCATTGAGCTCAGCAGCACCTTTTCTTTTAGATGACACAAACCCCTTAAGCGATTCCCTAACAGATCTCTCTACTTCCTCCAT
Proteins encoded in this window:
- the LOC104218060 gene encoding uncharacterized protein; translation: MEMKEGSVIHQVLVKLLDGKHKTLNFSTSSISTLTLKQKIQALTSIPCHLQLLLLSNSFYPLHDDLQTLNLSNRSNFPVVVNLLVRLRGGKGGFGSLLRGAATKAGQKKTNNFDACRDMSGRRLRHVNAEKKLEEWRAEAEERKLEKMAEEFLKKNAKEAAKKGNKSGDSNTDKYVQKYRDDSAKCMEEVERSVRESLKGFVSSKRKGAAELNESDPKKLKIWLGKRIMGDSDSEDLDDDDSEEDEEENDKSIVIDNGNNSDSNGEAEGSLDSVTGRKVDGVTSESGSEEEKDTLKNLEFGNDVNVVSVQHEGESPSTLTPDNQEKPGQNCVASIVGTDIASATESIQTGKEVSGSSEPIVVEASSGEKENDVAEASGSLSPKPVPLEDATSKDSDLNKPFNFEEFSSASELEALGMERLKSELQVRGLKCGGTLQERAARLFLLKTTPLEMLPKKLLAKK